From one Planktothrix agardhii NIES-204 genomic stretch:
- a CDS encoding two-component response regulator, protein MAKILVIEDEELIRDNIVELLETENFEVFTAENGKIGLQLAIQHQPDLILCDVRMPEIDGYGVITALQNNPITATIPFIFLTANADVGDLRKGMQLGADDYLTKPCTPTELLKAIVIRLEKHAILKANYNHKLTLAESKLNQIIYQDSTTNLPNRLSLFEYFQQMLNKLSLLSIADQNWQQNGMIPIIYLGIDRFGRINDILGYEGGDSLLNAVAERLRKSLPSEYIITHINGNQFAILFPPILDQQQINTVIKKLQQQISDPFMLTNREVLITVSAGISLYPQDGRDIQHLLRGAKQAMNQVKQQGGNHYSFYIPASEHELSERIDLEVALRYALEREELELYYQPQVSLKTGNIIGAEALIRWKHPQKGMISPIKFIPIAEETGLIEAIGEWVLSQACQHSKGWRSQGLGNLRVAVNLSGRQFQTPNLCQKLMEILLSTGCEPDYLELELTESSLIRDPELSIQQLQALKALGVTIAIDDFGTGYSSLNYLQKFPFDVLKIDQSFVRNLHTNKINAAITQSLISMAHLLNLKVIAEGVETQEELDILQGFQCDEIQGYLFSRPLNLEDFQTLVRSGSQLKISQPEP, encoded by the coding sequence ATGGCTAAAATTCTTGTGATTGAGGATGAAGAATTAATTCGAGATAACATTGTAGAACTACTAGAAACAGAAAACTTTGAAGTTTTTACTGCTGAAAATGGCAAAATCGGTTTACAATTGGCAATTCAGCATCAACCAGATTTAATTTTGTGTGATGTGAGGATGCCGGAAATAGATGGTTATGGGGTGATCACTGCTTTACAAAACAATCCCATCACGGCAACTATTCCCTTCATCTTCTTAACAGCAAACGCCGATGTAGGTGACCTACGAAAAGGAATGCAGCTTGGGGCTGATGATTATTTAACCAAACCTTGCACCCCCACAGAATTACTCAAAGCTATTGTAATTCGTTTGGAAAAACACGCCATTTTAAAAGCCAATTATAATCATAAATTAACATTAGCTGAATCTAAACTTAATCAAATAATTTATCAAGATAGCACCACTAACTTACCCAACCGTTTATCCCTGTTTGAATATTTTCAACAAATGCTAAATAAGTTGTCATTGCTATCTATTGCCGATCAAAATTGGCAACAAAATGGGATGATACCAATTATCTATTTAGGGATAGATCGGTTTGGCAGAATTAACGATATTTTAGGTTATGAAGGAGGGGATTCCCTTTTAAACGCGGTGGCAGAGCGGTTAAGAAAAAGTTTACCTTCCGAGTATATTATTACCCATATTAATGGCAATCAATTTGCAATTTTATTCCCACCAATTCTGGATCAACAACAGATTAATACCGTAATTAAAAAGTTACAACAGCAGATATCTGATCCCTTTATGTTAACAAACCGAGAAGTTTTGATTACCGTTAGTGCGGGAATTTCCCTTTATCCCCAAGATGGTCGGGATATTCAACACCTGCTGCGGGGAGCCAAACAAGCCATGAATCAAGTTAAACAACAAGGAGGAAATCATTATAGTTTTTATATTCCTGCTTCAGAACATGAACTTTCGGAAAGGATTGATTTAGAAGTTGCCTTGCGGTATGCTTTAGAAAGAGAAGAATTGGAACTTTACTATCAACCGCAAGTAAGTTTGAAAACGGGAAATATTATTGGTGCGGAGGCTTTAATTCGCTGGAAACATCCCCAAAAGGGCATGATTTCCCCAATAAAATTTATTCCTATTGCGGAAGAAACAGGTTTAATTGAAGCCATTGGCGAATGGGTTTTATCTCAAGCCTGTCAACACAGTAAAGGCTGGCGATCTCAAGGTTTAGGAAATTTGCGCGTGGCGGTAAATTTATCCGGGCGGCAATTCCAAACACCTAATTTATGCCAAAAGTTAATGGAGATTTTACTCAGTACGGGCTGTGAACCGGATTATTTAGAATTAGAATTAACCGAAAGTTCATTAATTCGAGATCCTGAATTATCCATCCAACAGTTACAGGCATTAAAAGCCTTGGGAGTAACCATAGCCATTGATGATTTTGGGACGGGATATTCTTCCCTCAACTATCTGCAAAAATTTCCCTTTGATGTGCTAAAAATAGATCAATCTTTTGTTCGCAATCTCCATACTAATAAAATCAATGCAGCCATCACACAATCTTTAATTTCCATGGCTCATCTTTTAAATTTAAAAGTGATTGCTGAAGGAGTAGAAACTCAAGAAGAATTAGACATTTTGCAGGGCTTTCAATGTGATGAAATTCAGGGGTATCTATTTAGTCGTCCGCTCAATTTAGAGGATTTTCAAACCTTAGTTAGAAGTGGAAGTCAATTAAAAATTTCTCAACCTGAGCCATAA
- a CDS encoding two-component hybrid sensor and regulator, which produces MTKILVIENEEFIRESILELLEIEEFETQSAENGKIGLQVAQKFNPDLILCDVVMPEMDGHGVLEALRKAPETKMIPFIFLTSQGDKLDLRKGMELGADDYLIKPFTPKELLKAIATQLEKKASVEKFSQEKLDELRNNITHSLPHELITPLNGILASTEILLDELDSMETNEIREIVEQISLSGKRLYRLIMNFLLYAELELIATDPKKIASLRQDKTLSSQTVITKKVMAQVQEEKREADLFLNLQDVAIAMAEMRLEKLVEELVNNAMKFSAIGQPIEINGFVKNYQFVLSVKNFGRGMTPQQIAQIGAHVQFERKLYEQQGSGLGLAIVQKMIELYQGQLIIESPDDQQTIVTVYLPLFA; this is translated from the coding sequence ATGACCAAAATTTTAGTAATTGAAAATGAAGAATTCATTCGAGAGAGCATTTTAGAACTGTTAGAAATTGAAGAATTTGAAACCCAGTCCGCCGAGAATGGCAAAATCGGTTTACAAGTTGCTCAAAAATTTAATCCCGATTTAATTTTATGTGATGTGGTCATGCCCGAAATGGACGGTCATGGGGTATTGGAGGCCCTAAGAAAAGCACCAGAAACTAAGATGATTCCGTTTATTTTCCTAACTTCTCAAGGCGATAAATTAGACTTAAGAAAGGGAATGGAACTGGGGGCGGATGATTATTTAATTAAACCATTTACCCCCAAGGAATTGCTGAAAGCGATCGCCACTCAACTAGAAAAAAAAGCATCAGTTGAAAAATTTTCCCAGGAAAAATTAGATGAACTTCGCAACAATATTACCCATTCCCTGCCCCATGAATTAATAACGCCTTTGAATGGAATTTTGGCATCAACGGAAATTTTACTCGATGAATTAGATTCTATGGAAACTAATGAAATTCGTGAAATTGTCGAACAAATTTCCCTATCTGGGAAACGTTTATATCGGTTGATAATGAATTTTCTGCTCTATGCTGAATTAGAACTAATTGCCACCGATCCCAAAAAGATTGCCAGCTTACGTCAGGATAAAACCCTATCCTCGCAAACAGTAATTACGAAAAAAGTAATGGCTCAAGTTCAAGAAGAAAAACGGGAGGCAGATTTATTTCTCAATCTACAAGATGTGGCGATCGCCATGGCAGAAATGAGACTAGAAAAACTGGTTGAAGAATTAGTTAATAATGCCATGAAATTTTCCGCCATCGGACAACCAATTGAAATTAACGGATTTGTTAAAAATTATCAATTTGTTTTATCAGTTAAAAACTTTGGACGAGGAATGACCCCTCAACAAATAGCTCAAATTGGTGCCCATGTTCAGTTTGAACGCAAATTGTATGAACAACAGGGTTCGGGGTTAGGATTAGCCATTGTCCAAAAAATGATCGAACTTTATCAAGGTCAACTGATCATAGAAAGTCCCGACGATCAGCAAACTATTGTAACCGTTTATTTACCTTTGTTTGCTTGA